One genomic window of Gracilinema caldarium DSM 7334 includes the following:
- a CDS encoding YkgJ family cysteine cluster protein, giving the protein MQQKDISPFYADGLHFSCTQCSACCRFDPGFVFLSETDVNCLARALDLTYTDFIEVYCRWIPAGGGYEQLSLKERSNYDCIFWKNGCSVYESRPLQCRTYPFWSSIVLTEESWKAVKAECPGIDRGQWHSKEEIEDQLRKREQNPIVVRRR; this is encoded by the coding sequence ATGCAACAAAAAGATATCTCACCTTTTTATGCAGATGGGTTGCATTTTTCTTGTACCCAATGTTCAGCCTGCTGTCGTTTTGATCCTGGCTTTGTGTTTTTGTCTGAAACCGATGTAAACTGTCTGGCAAGGGCCCTTGATTTAACCTATACTGATTTTATCGAGGTCTATTGCCGATGGATCCCTGCTGGCGGAGGGTACGAGCAGCTTTCTCTTAAAGAACGGTCTAATTATGACTGTATATTCTGGAAAAATGGTTGTTCGGTATATGAATCGAGGCCTCTCCAATGCAGAACGTATCCATTTTGGTCTTCCATTGTTTTAACAGAAGAATCTTGGAAGGCTGTAAAGGCTGAATGCCCTGGTATAGATCGGGGCCAGTGGCATAGCAAGGAAGAAATAGAAGACCAATTGCGGAAGAGGGAGCAGAACCCAATTGTCGTACGGAGGCGATAA
- a CDS encoding HIT family protein codes for MEYFFNFEKIAYLKGKRPEGCILCLIRDHSDLVQDLTVYSQDGFSVSLNLYPYNPGHLIVFPHRHCTDLREFHIDEQLALHKTLSLALSVLDQEYHPSGYNIGCNMGLNAGASIEHIHYHIIPRYPREIGIAELFAGKRVLVEHPLDSMERLQRAFAEKAEETANQP; via the coding sequence ATGGAGTATTTTTTTAATTTTGAAAAGATCGCCTATCTTAAGGGAAAACGGCCTGAGGGGTGCATCCTCTGTCTTATACGGGATCATAGCGATCTTGTTCAGGATTTAACCGTATACAGTCAGGATGGGTTTTCTGTATCCCTTAATTTATACCCCTATAACCCCGGCCATCTCATCGTGTTTCCCCATCGTCATTGTACGGATCTCAGGGAATTTCATATTGATGAACAGCTGGCCCTTCATAAGACCCTCAGTCTCGCTCTGTCGGTGCTTGATCAGGAGTATCATCCATCGGGCTACAATATTGGCTGTAATATGGGGCTCAATGCGGGAGCTTCGATTGAACATATCCACTATCATATTATTCCCCGTTACCCCAGAGAAATTGGGATTGCAGAACTTTTTGCAGGGAAACGGGTGCTCGTAGAACATCCCCTAGACAGCATGGAACGATTACAAAGGGCTTTTGCAGAAAAGGCTGAAGAAACGGCCAATCAACCATAA
- the aroH gene encoding chorismate mutase: protein MNEALRLCALRGATGCTNTEQDIQEKVTELYEALLSRNGLEEEQIVSVQFTVTPDITVLNPATALRRAGKAQNVALFAAAEPVIDGMLPRMIRILIHCYLSKDHKPEHVYIHGAEQLRPDLMKGPSKIK, encoded by the coding sequence ATGAATGAAGCCCTTAGATTATGTGCACTTCGGGGTGCGACAGGTTGCACGAATACTGAACAGGATATTCAGGAAAAAGTGACAGAACTGTATGAAGCCCTATTGTCCCGGAATGGATTAGAGGAAGAGCAGATTGTTTCGGTCCAATTTACGGTCACTCCCGATATAACGGTACTGAATCCGGCTACAGCATTAAGAAGAGCAGGGAAGGCTCAGAATGTGGCCCTTTTTGCAGCTGCTGAACCGGTAATTGACGGTATGCTCCCTCGAATGATACGTATTTTAATCCATTGCTATCTGTCAAAGGATCACAAGCCAGAACATGTGTATATTCATGGAGCCGAACAATTGCGGCCAGATTTAATGAAGGGCCCATCAAAAATCAAATAA
- a CDS encoding CCA tRNA nucleotidyltransferase has protein sequence MGKFHIHPAVLEVARIFRKHDKEVYLVGGAVRDLVRGKVAKDWDLATNAKPEEVQAMFHRVIPTGIKHGTVTILFKGLSIETTTFRTEGTYSDGRRPDTIHFTHTIEEDLSRRDFTMNALALELPEQRLVDPYNGQKDIQNRIIRCVGDAAERFYEDGLRPLRAIRFASQLLFTIEPHTLKAIGPALTITAKVSMERIRDELDKILASEQPSLAFRLMETTGMLNLLLPELQACRGVEQKGFHQFDVLDHLLLSCDAAPKDKLQVRLAALLHDIGKPVVRAQDELGIWTFYRHEEVSAKLARTIMIRLKYPNALIDQVCHLISVHMFHYDENWTDAAVRRFIVRVGESALEDLLDLRRADTWGTAGREPPANLNQDLVDRIQEVLSKDKALSIKDLAVNGEDLALLGIPRGPVMGRILKELFETVLDDPEQNTKERLSYIAEQLYKKYQ, from the coding sequence ATGGGCAAGTTCCACATTCATCCTGCGGTACTCGAAGTAGCACGCATTTTTAGAAAACATGACAAAGAGGTATATCTGGTCGGCGGGGCTGTTCGGGATCTGGTACGGGGCAAAGTCGCCAAGGACTGGGACCTGGCAACCAATGCAAAACCCGAAGAAGTGCAGGCCATGTTCCACCGTGTTATTCCTACAGGAATTAAGCATGGTACCGTGACCATACTCTTTAAAGGTCTTTCGATAGAGACAACCACCTTTCGTACCGAGGGCACCTATTCAGATGGGCGGCGACCGGATACCATTCATTTTACCCATACCATAGAAGAAGACCTTTCCCGGCGGGACTTTACCATGAATGCCCTGGCTTTAGAACTGCCAGAACAGCGCCTGGTAGACCCTTATAATGGCCAAAAAGATATCCAGAACCGTATCATCCGTTGTGTAGGAGATGCTGCAGAGCGCTTTTACGAAGACGGCCTTCGCCCCTTGCGGGCCATCCGCTTTGCATCTCAGCTTCTTTTTACCATCGAGCCACATACGCTGAAAGCTATTGGGCCAGCCCTGACAATAACTGCAAAGGTGTCTATGGAACGGATCCGGGATGAATTGGACAAAATTCTTGCATCCGAACAGCCATCCCTCGCTTTCAGATTGATGGAAACTACCGGCATGCTCAACCTGTTGCTTCCGGAATTACAAGCCTGCCGTGGGGTAGAACAGAAGGGATTTCATCAATTTGATGTACTGGACCATCTCCTGCTCTCCTGTGATGCTGCACCAAAGGATAAACTTCAGGTCCGTCTTGCGGCCCTCCTTCATGATATCGGGAAACCTGTTGTCCGCGCCCAGGATGAACTGGGAATATGGACCTTTTACCGGCACGAGGAAGTCTCTGCTAAACTGGCCAGAACAATCATGATTCGCCTTAAATACCCGAATGCACTTATTGATCAGGTTTGTCATCTTATTTCGGTGCATATGTTTCATTACGATGAAAACTGGACTGATGCGGCGGTACGCCGTTTTATTGTCCGGGTAGGTGAATCGGCGCTGGAGGATCTTTTGGATCTGAGGCGGGCCGATACCTGGGGTACTGCAGGACGAGAACCCCCAGCAAACCTGAACCAGGACCTGGTAGACCGCATTCAAGAGGTTTTATCAAAAGATAAGGCCCTTTCTATCAAAGACTTGGCTGTTAATGGAGAAGACCTGGCACTGCTCGGAATTCCCCGGGGGCCAGTGATGGGGAGGATCCTCAAGGAACTCTTTGAAACGGTACTTGATGATCCGGAACAGAATACCAAGGAAAGACTTTCCTATATAGCAGAACAACTTTATAAAAAGTACCAATAA
- the acpP gene encoding acyl carrier protein: protein MDELFEKMKKLIAEKLEIDEGKITLDASFRQDLGADSLDTYELVYAIEEEMGISIPDEKANEFETVRDAYEFIKSQQK, encoded by the coding sequence ATGGATGAATTATTTGAAAAGATGAAGAAGCTGATTGCTGAAAAGCTTGAGATTGATGAGGGGAAAATCACCCTCGATGCTTCTTTCCGGCAGGATTTAGGCGCTGACAGCCTCGACACCTATGAGCTTGTCTATGCTATCGAAGAAGAAATGGGGATTTCCATTCCTGATGAGAAGGCAAACGAGTTCGAGACCGTCCGGGACGCCTACGAGTTCATCAAATCCCAGCAGAAATAA
- the rnc gene encoding ribonuclease III: protein MKDRSIQAVPAGSNTVNSARKQVLIDFQKTAAIRFRSLELLNLSFIHRSASNEFPQKINNERLEFLGDAILGACTATILYEKLSAQPEGELAKIKSVVVSEDTLAGIARELQIDVLLILGKGEELSGGRTKKAILADALEALIGAYYLDSGYKAVFEFISKYLEVEIERVVTNQHHRDYKTLLQEKCQQLYKNYPTYTLLKRTGPDHERMFWVEVHVNGVAYGPGIGKNKKEAEQEAAKLAYKAITDIM, encoded by the coding sequence GTGAAGGATCGCAGTATACAGGCGGTCCCCGCTGGGTCAAATACTGTCAATAGTGCCAGAAAACAGGTGCTCATTGATTTTCAGAAGACCGCAGCCATAAGGTTCAGAAGTCTTGAACTTCTGAACCTTTCTTTCATTCATCGATCCGCCTCGAACGAATTTCCTCAAAAAATTAATAATGAACGCCTCGAATTTTTGGGTGATGCCATTTTGGGTGCCTGTACAGCTACGATTCTGTATGAGAAGCTATCTGCTCAGCCAGAGGGAGAATTAGCTAAAATTAAATCGGTTGTTGTATCCGAAGATACCCTGGCAGGTATTGCCAGGGAACTTCAAATAGATGTTCTTCTGATTCTTGGCAAGGGCGAAGAACTATCTGGTGGAAGGACCAAAAAGGCAATTTTAGCCGATGCTCTGGAAGCATTGATCGGTGCCTATTATTTAGATTCAGGCTACAAGGCTGTTTTTGAATTTATCAGCAAGTACCTGGAAGTAGAAATTGAACGGGTGGTAACAAATCAGCATCACCGGGATTATAAAACGTTGCTCCAGGAAAAATGCCAACAGCTTTATAAAAACTATCCAACCTATACGCTCCTCAAACGGACCGGTCCTGACCATGAGCGGATGTTCTGGGTAGAAGTACACGTGAATGGGGTTGCTTATGGTCCTGGCATCGGCAAAAATAAAAAAGAAGCGGAACAGGAAGCTGCCAAGCTTGCCTATAAGGCGATTACTGATATCATGTGA
- a CDS encoding MBL fold metallo-hydrolase, with product MRICFWGVRGSIPSPQSPAQIKSKISSILERITPADLESPQTRERFLADLPPWLFGTVGGNTPCIQVESDEQRQFILDAGSGIRELGIALSRARKKPKELHLFFSHLHWDHIQGLPFFGPAYDPSVTMHFYSPHKTMEPALKQQMHPPCFPITMDSMSAQKHFHVLTEPVVIGDMHVYYKQMNHPGSSYSYMLTDGKKRFIYATDTELSPNDFIRNDENAAFFGGADILVIDAQYTLGEAIEKYNWGHSAFSLAVDFASNWGISKLYLFHHDPTYDDKKLFGILQSARWYIEHSAIKGLEVLLATEGMEITL from the coding sequence ATGAGAATATGTTTTTGGGGAGTTCGAGGCTCCATTCCATCTCCCCAATCGCCAGCCCAAATAAAAAGTAAAATTTCAAGTATACTAGAACGGATTACCCCTGCGGACCTTGAATCACCACAGACAAGAGAACGGTTTCTTGCTGACCTTCCACCGTGGCTTTTTGGAACTGTAGGAGGAAATACCCCCTGTATACAGGTTGAATCCGATGAACAGCGTCAATTCATTCTTGATGCTGGAAGTGGTATCCGGGAACTTGGAATTGCTCTCTCGCGGGCCCGCAAAAAGCCGAAGGAATTACATCTCTTTTTTTCTCATCTTCATTGGGATCATATCCAGGGGCTTCCTTTTTTTGGACCAGCCTATGATCCCTCGGTAACGATGCATTTTTATTCACCCCATAAAACTATGGAACCAGCACTGAAACAGCAGATGCATCCCCCCTGTTTCCCGATAACCATGGATTCGATGAGTGCGCAAAAGCACTTTCATGTTTTAACCGAGCCTGTGGTGATTGGGGATATGCATGTCTATTATAAACAGATGAATCATCCTGGTTCTTCCTATTCCTATATGCTCACCGATGGTAAAAAGCGGTTTATCTATGCTACCGATACGGAATTATCTCCCAATGATTTTATCAGAAATGATGAAAATGCCGCATTTTTTGGTGGTGCCGATATTTTGGTTATTGATGCTCAATATACCCTGGGGGAAGCCATTGAAAAATATAATTGGGGACACAGTGCATTTTCTTTGGCCGTAGACTTTGCATCTAATTGGGGCATTTCAAAACTGTACCTTTTTCACCATGATCCGACCTATGATGACAAAAAACTCTTTGGAATTTTGCAATCAGCCCGCTGGTATATTGAACATTCAGCAATAAAAGGGCTGGAAGTGCTACTTGCCACAGAAGGAATGGAAATTACATTGTAA
- a CDS encoding thiamine diphosphokinase → MTTKKRALIFIGGAGPTFDLCKPFLDKPDLVIAADSGLLRCEAFGFSPDWIVGDMDSLGDLSRLSSYPKDRVLQYPVDKDYTDTELALNLAWDQGCTDITLIGGGGGRTDHLLAITALFDRPRAPNRWCTETELVSLVDHELTLSLPTDTLVSVFPAGSGPWDADSRGLQWPLRGLSWFRGFFGLSNRVTTSPCSVYACAGRFLVMVPLEAFLEIS, encoded by the coding sequence ATGACAACTAAAAAACGGGCTTTGATTTTTATTGGCGGGGCTGGCCCCACTTTCGATCTTTGTAAACCTTTCTTGGATAAGCCAGACCTGGTGATTGCCGCAGATTCGGGACTCCTCCGTTGTGAAGCCTTCGGTTTTTCCCCAGATTGGATTGTGGGGGATATGGATTCCCTTGGGGACCTTTCCCGACTTTCATCGTACCCAAAGGATCGCGTACTCCAATACCCGGTCGATAAGGATTACACCGACACCGAATTAGCCCTTAACCTGGCATGGGACCAGGGCTGTACCGATATAACCCTTATTGGCGGCGGAGGCGGGCGGACGGATCACCTCCTGGCCATTACAGCCCTGTTTGACCGGCCCCGGGCTCCCAACCGCTGGTGCACTGAAACCGAACTGGTCAGCCTTGTAGATCATGAACTTACCTTGTCACTGCCCACTGACACCCTTGTATCGGTGTTCCCAGCCGGTTCTGGTCCATGGGATGCGGACAGCAGGGGACTACAGTGGCCCTTGCGGGGCCTTTCCTGGTTCAGAGGTTTTTTTGGATTAAGCAATAGGGTAACCACAAGCCCCTGTTCGGTTTATGCCTGTGCTGGCCGCTTTCTTGTTATGGTCCCCCTGGAAGCTTTTCTGGAAATTTCTTAA
- a CDS encoding FlgD immunoglobulin-like domain containing protein, whose product MIKKYSFIITGFVLSLIPLIAEPLSSSPAIPLPAAYTVWSDPLFSLHPFNDDARQFLVYPAGAGKVKWPLYSFALGSLFPKTVESQMGSLGNVSATVVYPLSDAVLWGGFEGLASFKEIPEMQDGNGISGAAGLSKKLSDTLSLGAGLTAFWSQTVSKNMGMGISLGFYQDFPHMSIGKSSLFGTLISGGNGPESPYPYTFVSGWNSLILQDPVELSAGIQIAIPAFQDLWIQGSASLKVRKVVTISIGWNESLIHPDNNAWFPTISFTINSSASLKMGPLGLIPRFRVYPVWSQGTGIETAVTLTNSEVDHQKPVIELLQPLESVYSAKTPRIINIEMNLTDDSPIQTWDVLIQDEQGGIKFHQSNTNPRVLKHLKIPLAIPLDETWSDGEYQLFISAQDTHGNKNTTHFSFSIDSTPPSGFVRIPSENNDGLVIFSPNGDGVRDLLHMLQNGTKESFWTGTLQNQHGKVVRSFTWKELAPPDFVWDGRDAEGNVVDDGSYTYTLSSTDKAGNTFSTVTGPIIVDKEPRRLKVTLSHSAMSTEPGSLFANLQVLFSDYIDKGLLEWTILVADVQGMSYRTWQGNRDNLDQFPQSLRFNGLTDTQDPIPDGSYRFVITMIYANGDTLIQYSPFFTVQSHKPSGHVRSSRTTISRVNPEGLFLYHDLSADAEWTGFITDAQQKVLKKIPLGRNTEAIIRWYGETDFGEPVPEGTYFYFAEGVNAVGLTGRTLPISIMVEPIQQGAIVLQSSAEIFSGRSGEERVVFTPYIQDNGSISSYQMSIRNMQSGIVVKEFSGILPAPFMWDGRDAQGMLCSDGVYHAVLRLNMANGKVRIVESQPIKLDSTPPQVKVSEETHIFSPNGDGIQDTIRFLIQAEDAVQWVGTIVNTEGKIVRSFIWKGNPPNSLIWDGRDDGHSIVSDGTYRFVIEGFDLARNRTIVSSNQVILDARNPSAILTSNLQAFSPNQDGFADLITFRLVVSFTDGIKRFRLEIRDRHGKSIRHLAEGSHLEQSSQFQWDGSSDKPNVIAPDGEYIPWVQIEYTKGDRISVEGNAIRLDRTPPVVTVSFLPQSFSPDNDGKDDLLAITLSASDPSDINGWKLSILDSQGKLFTSFSGKKLPQEPILWDGYNLDNKLIEVNTEYSYIVQVRDVLGNMTTNKGTLKLRKR is encoded by the coding sequence ATGATTAAAAAATATAGTTTTATCATTACTGGTTTCGTGCTCTCATTAATTCCTCTCATAGCTGAACCATTATCGAGTTCTCCTGCGATCCCCCTGCCGGCCGCATATACGGTCTGGTCAGATCCTTTGTTTTCTTTGCATCCTTTTAATGATGATGCCCGACAATTTTTAGTATATCCTGCCGGAGCTGGTAAGGTTAAATGGCCCCTGTACTCATTCGCTCTTGGAAGCCTATTCCCTAAAACAGTAGAGTCTCAAATGGGATCCCTTGGTAATGTTTCAGCAACGGTGGTTTATCCTCTGTCAGATGCGGTTCTCTGGGGTGGTTTTGAGGGGCTTGCTTCTTTTAAAGAGATTCCTGAAATGCAAGATGGTAATGGGATCAGCGGTGCTGCAGGGCTTTCTAAAAAACTGAGTGATACCTTGTCTCTCGGTGCAGGTCTTACCGCTTTCTGGTCTCAGACTGTAAGCAAGAATATGGGGATGGGCATTTCTCTAGGCTTTTATCAGGATTTTCCTCATATGAGCATCGGTAAGAGTAGTCTCTTTGGTACGCTTATCAGTGGAGGAAATGGACCAGAAAGCCCATACCCCTATACATTCGTATCGGGTTGGAACTCTCTTATACTGCAAGATCCGGTGGAATTATCAGCGGGAATACAGATAGCCATCCCTGCCTTTCAAGATCTGTGGATACAAGGTTCCGCTTCTTTAAAAGTGAGAAAGGTAGTGACTATTTCCATTGGGTGGAACGAATCTCTTATTCATCCTGATAATAATGCTTGGTTCCCTACGATCTCTTTTACTATTAATAGCAGTGCCTCTCTAAAAATGGGACCGCTCGGTCTGATACCTCGATTCAGAGTTTATCCTGTTTGGTCACAGGGAACTGGTATTGAAACTGCGGTAACCTTAACCAATAGTGAAGTAGACCATCAGAAGCCTGTTATTGAGTTATTACAGCCCTTAGAATCGGTTTATTCAGCGAAAACCCCACGAATCATCAATATAGAAATGAATCTTACAGACGATAGTCCTATTCAGACTTGGGATGTGCTTATCCAAGATGAACAGGGGGGCATTAAATTTCATCAGTCAAACACAAATCCTCGTGTTCTAAAACACCTCAAGATACCCCTTGCGATACCTTTGGATGAGACCTGGTCAGATGGGGAGTATCAATTATTCATTTCAGCTCAGGATACTCATGGAAATAAAAATACCACCCATTTCTCTTTCAGTATAGATAGTACTCCGCCTTCTGGATTCGTTCGTATTCCATCAGAAAATAACGATGGTCTTGTTATCTTTAGTCCCAACGGTGATGGCGTCCGGGATCTTTTACACATGCTTCAAAATGGTACCAAAGAGAGTTTTTGGACAGGTACGCTCCAGAACCAGCATGGTAAAGTAGTCCGCAGTTTTACTTGGAAAGAGCTAGCTCCACCGGATTTTGTCTGGGACGGCCGTGATGCTGAGGGTAATGTGGTTGATGACGGCAGCTATACTTATACGCTGAGTTCTACTGACAAAGCTGGCAATACCTTTTCGACGGTCACTGGCCCCATTATTGTTGATAAAGAACCACGACGTCTCAAGGTTACCCTTTCCCATTCGGCCATGTCCACTGAGCCTGGATCCCTCTTTGCAAACCTCCAGGTGTTGTTTTCCGATTACATCGATAAAGGCCTTCTCGAATGGACTATCTTGGTTGCCGATGTACAAGGAATGTCCTATCGGACCTGGCAGGGTAATCGGGATAATTTAGATCAGTTCCCTCAATCTTTACGATTTAATGGACTTACCGATACTCAAGACCCCATACCCGATGGTTCCTATCGGTTTGTTATTACAATGATCTATGCCAATGGGGACACTCTTATACAATATAGTCCTTTCTTTACTGTACAATCCCATAAACCATCAGGGCATGTACGGAGTTCCCGCACAACTATATCGAGAGTAAATCCCGAAGGGCTCTTCTTGTACCATGACCTTTCGGCCGATGCAGAATGGACCGGTTTCATTACTGACGCTCAGCAGAAGGTCCTTAAAAAAATCCCCCTTGGACGAAACACCGAAGCGATTATTCGATGGTATGGAGAAACAGATTTCGGAGAGCCTGTACCAGAGGGAACCTATTTCTATTTTGCAGAAGGGGTGAATGCGGTTGGACTTACCGGCCGTACATTACCAATTAGCATTATGGTAGAACCCATACAGCAAGGAGCTATTGTATTGCAATCGAGTGCTGAAATTTTTTCTGGACGGTCAGGAGAGGAGCGGGTCGTTTTTACGCCCTATATTCAGGATAATGGTTCTATTAGTTCCTATCAGATGAGCATCCGGAACATGCAGAGCGGCATTGTGGTTAAAGAATTCTCAGGAATTCTTCCGGCCCCATTTATGTGGGATGGAAGAGATGCACAGGGTATGCTCTGTTCCGATGGAGTTTATCACGCTGTGCTGAGACTGAATATGGCGAACGGAAAAGTCCGTATTGTAGAAAGCCAGCCCATAAAGCTGGATTCTACACCCCCACAGGTGAAGGTTTCTGAAGAAACACATATATTTTCACCGAACGGTGACGGAATACAGGACACCATAAGATTTCTCATTCAGGCAGAAGATGCAGTACAATGGGTTGGTACAATTGTTAATACAGAAGGCAAGATCGTACGGAGTTTTATCTGGAAGGGCAATCCGCCAAACAGTCTTATCTGGGATGGCCGGGATGATGGCCATAGTATCGTCTCTGATGGGACCTATCGCTTTGTAATAGAAGGTTTTGATCTGGCGAGGAATCGGACTATAGTTTCTTCAAATCAGGTTATTCTTGATGCCCGGAATCCTTCAGCAATCCTTACCAGTAACCTGCAGGCCTTTTCGCCAAATCAGGATGGATTTGCCGATCTCATTACCTTCCGCCTCGTTGTATCCTTTACGGATGGAATAAAACGGTTTAGACTTGAAATTCGGGATCGCCATGGTAAGTCTATTCGTCATCTTGCGGAGGGCTCTCATCTCGAACAGAGTTCACAGTTTCAATGGGATGGCTCATCTGACAAGCCTAATGTGATAGCCCCCGATGGAGAATATATTCCCTGGGTGCAGATTGAATACACAAAGGGTGATCGTATTTCCGTAGAGGGAAACGCTATCCGTTTAGACAGAACCCCGCCGGTTGTTACGGTGAGTTTTTTACCTCAGTCATTTTCCCCTGATAATGACGGAAAAGATGACCTTCTGGCTATAACTCTTTCTGCTTCTGACCCCAGCGATATTAATGGATGGAAACTCAGTATCCTGGACTCACAGGGGAAACTATTCACAAGCTTCTCTGGAAAGAAACTTCCGCAGGAACCCATTTTATGGGATGGCTATAACCTGGACAACAAATTAATTGAAGTGAATACGGAATATTCGTATATTGTACAGGTTCGGGATGTGCTTGGAAACATGACAACTAATAAAGGAACGCTCAAATTACGCAAGCGATGA
- the coaD gene encoding pantetheine-phosphate adenylyltransferase, translating into MLRAAFPGSFDPPTFGHLNIIERAVDIFDELHIVVAVNREKKYLFSPDERVAMMKDLVSHWSNVRVDMWDSLIVNYLSKKQIKVLIRGVRGVSDFSYEFDLSMMNKGLNPSIETIFMTTDPKYFVLRSSAIKELASFGGDVSKMVPPIVAEALKKKYDRGSF; encoded by the coding sequence ATGTTACGAGCGGCCTTCCCAGGATCCTTCGATCCTCCAACCTTTGGACATCTCAATATTATTGAGCGGGCAGTAGATATTTTTGATGAACTTCATATTGTTGTAGCGGTAAATCGGGAAAAAAAGTATCTTTTTTCTCCAGATGAACGGGTTGCCATGATGAAAGATCTGGTTTCCCACTGGTCTAATGTACGGGTTGATATGTGGGACTCCCTCATTGTTAACTACCTCAGCAAAAAACAGATTAAAGTGCTTATTCGCGGAGTTCGGGGAGTTTCGGATTTTTCCTATGAGTTTGATTTATCCATGATGAATAAGGGTCTTAATCCCTCTATTGAAACCATTTTTATGACCACCGATCCAAAATACTTTGTTCTGCGTTCCTCGGCGATCAAGGAACTTGCTTCTTTTGGCGGCGATGTATCAAAGATGGTTCCTCCCATAGTTGCAGAAGCTTTAAAAAAAAAGTATGATAGGGGCTCTTTTTAA
- the rpmF gene encoding 50S ribosomal protein L32: MAVPKFKTSKARTRRRQSINMKLVAPTLVECSTCGNRVLPHRVCPKCGFYRGKQVIVPESKA; this comes from the coding sequence ATGGCAGTTCCTAAGTTTAAGACGTCCAAAGCTCGGACCCGGCGTCGGCAATCCATCAATATGAAGCTTGTCGCGCCCACACTCGTTGAGTGCAGTACCTGCGGAAACCGTGTGCTTCCCCATCGGGTTTGCCCGAAATGTGGGTTCTATCGCGGCAAGCAGGTAATTGTTCCCGAGTCCAAAGCCTAA
- a CDS encoding HEAT repeat domain-containing protein — MKTWYRIGVVFVVSMMTGTALFGQTQTTKKELSVEESYLQESVEMMVIREQARAESRDMKLVALEYIGDAIKGGRANPEIQKTLEYLALEGIVYQAREGGVGRLTNNYPDVRTKAAQYLGELGTKEAKDILVKMVLSDPEPMVLTEAIKSLGKIGTNDNDEVTTAISWIVTRFDILNPDNILALSALESYEKIAEKNGGIKDPSVVRTIIRIAEGNYIRPVQTRARETLNTLRKYTAQQNNKANTQSSGQK, encoded by the coding sequence ATGAAAACTTGGTATCGGATAGGTGTAGTGTTTGTTGTATCAATGATGACTGGAACAGCTCTATTTGGACAAACACAGACCACAAAAAAGGAACTGTCTGTAGAAGAGTCCTATCTACAGGAATCGGTAGAAATGATGGTTATCCGGGAGCAGGCCCGAGCCGAAAGCCGGGATATGAAGCTGGTAGCTTTGGAATATATTGGAGATGCAATTAAGGGGGGGCGGGCAAATCCAGAAATTCAAAAAACTTTGGAATATTTAGCCCTCGAAGGTATCGTATACCAGGCTCGTGAAGGTGGTGTGGGCCGGCTGACTAATAACTATCCCGATGTTCGTACTAAGGCGGCCCAGTATCTTGGAGAACTCGGTACAAAAGAAGCTAAGGATATACTGGTTAAAATGGTGTTAAGTGATCCGGAACCGATGGTGTTAACCGAAGCTATTAAATCTCTGGGTAAAATTGGTACCAATGACAATGATGAAGTAACTACCGCTATTTCATGGATTGTAACCCGTTTTGATATTCTTAATCCTGACAATATTCTCGCCCTCTCTGCCCTTGAATCTTATGAGAAAATTGCTGAAAAGAATGGGGGCATCAAGGATCCATCCGTAGTAAGGACCATTATCAGAATCGCAGAGGGTAATTATATCCGACCAGTTCAAACCCGGGCTCGGGAAACACTGAATACCCTGAGGAAATATACGGCTCAACAAAATAACAAAGCCAACACTCAGAGCAGTGGACAAAAGTAG